tatgaatatttAGAACATGGGACGGCTATAAAGACGTACAATTTGGTTGGCTTGTAGTCAATGAAAATAAGAGTTCCAGTTCCAAACAagcattatttttagtaatgtttATACCAACTAGAGAAGTCCTAGAAGTATGGTCAATGCAAAACTATGAAAAAGTATCAATATCTAAAGTTTCTAAAACTGGAAGGTATGTTCTAATACAAACTTTATGGGTCATTAATTCAATCTGTATTGTTTCTATTCATGTTTTAGACTTTTCTATTCAAATTTCGGTTTGTTTGGAGCTCTAAGTACATCAAGAATGAACATATACAATGCTAATTATcgttgttattttatagatgaaacagaaaatattacAGAAATAAATGTACCTTATCACTGTATAgacaggtataatattatttattaaaatactttatgtacttatcacatattaatatttattaattcttataaaatttttaattagttgcTCTAATAGTGAACTTTCTCaagatatgtatacatttaaaacattcaaGTCATTATGTAAAAGTGAAAATGTAGATAATGAAATACTCTGTGAAGAAGTTGtgaaattagttaataatttaatgactgATAAAGTAAGGCAACAAGCATTTGATTATATTACAACCAGTAAACATATGACACAAAACGCTTTGGTCGCATTTTTGAAAAGctttcaaacaaatttaaaagaaagaaGTAAAATCttgacaaataatttaaatactaatttatatattattataataatcttaatttaaCTTTAGAGAAATGTGACCCTCAAAATTATGAtgacaatttattgaaaaatactgATAACCATttgaaacttataatatttttaacatttttatccaACTTTCAAGAAAAGCATCGTTTCCAAGCATCTTCTTTATCAGCTGAAGATAAAACACAAGTATACAAGTATAACACtaatattgagtatattattatatttattcatattcattttttttttttaaggaattaTGTAAAACACTCCGTTTAACCGATGAGGATTTGGATAGAATCATTTCTTTACTTCCTatagaaccaaaaaaaaaaactatagtgaTGTTCTATGATGATGTGAAATCAATGAATATAATTGAATTACtatcttattttaatacaactgGTGAAAGTTTGTCtataaacaatgataaaaatgtagatGAATTATGTAagatttacctattatttatatgaatttattaaattgtatgttaataataaattggttcAGGTAAACATATATTTGAACCTATTATGCATTTTGATAACGATATTGGAGAATGGAATTCTGCATGGATAGCTAGTGGTATTCAATTATCAGATATGGTATATTTAGGTGTCAAATATTGGCTATCAAAACCTCTCACCTTAACAGTAGTAACAGAAATGTTAAATTTCCACAGAGCAATTGACACAATTTGTAATTCAAATGGTATGagtattataaatcattgttaaaattattaattgcaaaatatgtatatattttttttttaatcagggATAAAATTTGATTGGGAAGTAACACAATATCAGTTTTCAAATAGTTCGAATACATTTGCTTGTTTTACTGGAGCTATAATTTGTAAGACAATTGCATCTAGTAGAAAAACAGGttagttattgttttaatatacagTAACATAGTTATTTGAGAGGGAATAAAAAGCggcttttttaatatatttaataattttgttatttgtataatttttatttgtagttAATGTTAATAATGAATGGGAATGTATTTCTGGAGATGACTATCAATGGAATATATTAATAGAAAGACTTGAACAATTGTGCCATCTCAAtgcaacattaaaatattgttcaaaagaACCAGTTGGGACACTTCACTGTTTAAAATATGAGTACTCGTCGATTACACTAATAGATTTACTGCAACTTGGACGTGGTAATATCACTAATTgcatttattagtaataataatacattataatagttacTTAATTACATTATCTCACAACATAATTGATTTTAGGTGGGGTGTCTTCACTTGTTGGTAAATGGTTAGCTGGTATAGGCCTCGATCCAATTTTAGTAATTGatgagtatttaataaattttgataaagaaaaaactaaacCGTTAAATCAGAATAAAGGAATTATGGGTATTCAAGAAGGCCTTATTATAAATACAGAGACAGCTATTGAAGTAAAAGCATTAAATATGGCAGAGAAAGAAATATTAGACACATTAAAACGTCTTAAAACCTGTTTTCCATACAGTTTAAACGGAAAtacattattaagtaatattttttgggAATATTCATCTGCTTGGAAAAATTGTGTAGCTGATCTTAGACCACTTAAGACAGCTATAAATGTTGCTGATACATTACCATGTTTGCATACTAGACAAagcaagtataatattttattatttacaatttttataagttttataacttgtgtgttaattttatatttttaggtatgtGTTCTTTAGTATGGTCCACACATATATCTCCTATTTTTTTATCAGCTGTGAAGCTTATTGATCGTATAGGAAAAGTTCCTAAAGATAAGTTGTGTATTCAAGATGTTGGGATGCCAGATCAATATATTGtcaaattttttgatttatgtgaacgtttttttgacattattattaaggttgatataacaataataatataatttccttTGATggtaatcaaattataatatttcaggcATCTTTATCAGCTGAAGAATTTGAACTTGCTGAaataaaacatgattttttttggGAAAATTGGAAAACCAATAACCAACATAAACTTACTCTTGTTCAAATAGCTTTAAATAAACCTAATCCTGATAGAGAAACACTTTTTTTGTCTCATCAATTTGTTAGAACATTTCATATATTAGCCAAATTTTCAATACACATAAATAAACCACTGAACAGTCTGTTTGACTGTAATGTAAGTTAGTATTAAACAAATATGGTTTtcctaataataaaacaatttttaataggtGCATGAAATTGATATTTCTAATTTGAACCAAAACACTTTCAATCAAGAAATGCCGAGAACTAaagttaaaaaatcaaaaactaatttCATCATTAGTTCTATAAATTCAGCGGTTGGACTCATACAAAAAGATTGTGAGGTATGATTGTCATAATCTTTAAACAGTTAActgtacaaataatttagaaatagtAGTCAAttataagcaaaatattattttaaatgttaagtaatcaatataaatgattaaaattaagttttttaaagtaggtatatatctaataaattattaaaatatataatattatgtcaccacgtaatacataataattattaaaatttgaataatattgcgttaaataattaatcaattttaacttatttttttcctttcaattcaaatataattataaacaataatataaacaactgtTTCAGGATGGTCAATATGAATTTGAAAGCAAGGAATGTATGTCttggataaataaaatatttcaattagctTTTGATTGGCAACTAAATTTAGATGATCTTAGAATATGTCAAGTTATTTCACTATATAGTAAAGGACACGATCGTTTAGCTGAAGAAGtaagaaatcaattttattttttcttatttgatTCAGaaacatattcatattatataatttattttgaatagatcATACCAGTTGTTCATAATAAAGAAAACCttgttaaacatttaatgattGTAATCAAACATAGATTGCAATTTGAAGTTTGCATTAGTAATTTAGACTATCATGACAAAATTGTGCACTTTAGCCCAGAAATTGTTTCTTGGCTTAAAAGTCCAgtgagttttataatattaaatataaaaaggtaaattatttattataattttattgatttcagGTGACAATTAATGTTGAAAAGTCATTATTAAAAGAAACTTTAGAATTAGTACAAACTGTAATAACTTTATTACCAGAAAACGATAGTCAACACAAATTTGTTATCAGTCTAATGGATAGTGTGATATccttaattaatagttaataacaaaacatatatatgtaaatgaatatttcaaattttactactgaatgttaaaatatatttcacaatgcaataaataataacaccataatattatgttatatttttggcCTGAGAAATATGAATCtaagtcataattttttttagtaaaataattgttctatatttatacctgagaaatataaatttaagtcaTAACTTTTTAAGTAACATAATTGTTCTATATTTATGTACTAACAAATTATTCTATTACCCATTTTGCAAATAAAGTAACAAAATGCAGCACAAATGTAAggcataaataaatttaaaacttatgttTCTAAGAGTTTACTCTTGGTGAATTTGAGGTGCGTCGTCTTGGCACCCATAAATAGTCAAAACCCCCCTAACATATCTCATTGTTTTGTACCCGATTTACACCCATTTGTACcttccattaaaaaaattgtaccccTCTCTTTTTTACGCAAATTCAAATCCCCTGTCTGGTTATTGTAACgacgtcgtcctggcacccggaaccacCAGAAGTTAACCGATCGATTTCGGAACTATCTCATATTTTTGTATccgatttgtacccatttgaaccctccttaaaaatgtttgtacccctctcccttttacgtAAAACCAAATCCCCCATCCGGGTGTTATAATGATGTCGTACTAGCACACAGCGTCTTTAGTGCTTGGTGTTCTtcaaaatctttgttttttGGTTTACCTAAATGTAATAACTCATCAATGatagtaattacattatattactattttatacgagtatataagtatactgttatttgacaaaattactttgttatattttactgaatgaaatgttcaattctcaagttttaatacaaaatcacgTTTTTAGAAGTATAGAACTTACTTCAACTAAAGTCTAAAACTGCTGACcaaatataaacattagtttaagttattttttatctgtCATGAGCTCGAGCAAAATAAAACGATATAGTTTTGGGAGCAACAAAGTTAACATTAACGTCTTCAAATGTACATGGAGATTATGTAAGTGGAATCGAATACATCATGttaatatacacttataaaGACCAATGTCTCCATTTCATAATACCTAATTTGAAAAGCCGTTTAATTAatactgtttttaaaatacaaaattagtttttctatttattatttgggtTCATTTTTTggtaaatcaatttatttagtttaccAATAAGTCTTCGTTGATTCCTGTAAAATACTAGAAAGTCCTAATTGGGGCAATAGTTTGTTCTACCTATTCATAAAGGTCGTCTTGCCACCCATAACTTCTAAGTCATCAATTCTACCTCCgaccaattttatattaaaattatatatttttataatattatataatataaggtacattATTCTTATAagctttatttaaaacaattaataaataagatattGAAATTATGGATttgatgtataaataatgtattatacaaagttta
The Metopolophium dirhodum isolate CAU chromosome 7, ASM1992520v1, whole genome shotgun sequence DNA segment above includes these coding regions:
- the LOC132948799 gene encoding rab3 GTPase-activating protein non-catalytic subunit codes for the protein MSVQLKAFAKAINLSKIKSYLFGSDDTKDVFNDTVNCVSPGGEIIVFGKSNKIITFTIKWFSSPTNDNIVCQTFQTFLNNSIDQGNNEQITSVVCLPIAAIDTKLSTHCSPEWFCIAVGFSSGFVKFYTEDGDLLLSQLFHNSAVLKLRCQSHQPAKINPPTVEQPEEIAILYSKVMCTVVGTIFINSLRSCKNQLAKIQSKCLSDISIPPLTYKKWAFDVQKKINDAAIGPRYDITSFQHIVAANICKGISGDKQNCIPQMTQIIAAGVEPYLAIHYTIGGHAQPTFGNITKAVTNKLKSSFIQTLPCWLSYNLSLNETPETQEQPEQLGCRFSLNEMDCEALKIELSPQLSIGVISDNLEKVTLFEVNAGGIIRTWDGYKDVQFGWLVVNENKSSSSKQALFLVMFIPTREVLEVWSMQNYEKVSISKVSKTGRLFYSNFGLFGALSTSRMNIYNANYRCYFIDETENITEINVPYHCIDSCSNSELSQDMYTFKTFKSLCKSENVDNEILCEEVVKLVNNLMTDKVRQQAFDYITTSKHMTQNALVAFLKSFQTNLKERKKCDPQNYDDNLLKNTDNHLKLIIFLTFLSNFQEKHRFQASSLSAEDKTQELCKTLRLTDEDLDRIISLLPIEPKKKTIVMFYDDVKSMNIIELLSYFNTTGESLSINNDKNVDELCKHIFEPIMHFDNDIGEWNSAWIASGIQLSDMVYLGVKYWLSKPLTLTVVTEMLNFHRAIDTICNSNGIKFDWEVTQYQFSNSSNTFACFTGAIICKTIASSRKTVNVNNEWECISGDDYQWNILIERLEQLCHLNATLKYCSKEPVGTLHCLKYEYSSITLIDLLQLGRGGVSSLVGKWLAGIGLDPILVIDEYLINFDKEKTKPLNQNKGIMGIQEGLIINTETAIEVKALNMAEKEILDTLKRLKTCFPYSLNGNTLLSNIFWEYSSAWKNCVADLRPLKTAINVADTLPCLHTRQSMCSLVWSTHISPIFLSAVKLIDRIGKVPKDKLCIQDVGMPDQYIVKFFDLCERFFDIIIKASLSAEEFELAEIKHDFFWENWKTNNQHKLTLVQIALNKPNPDRETLFLSHQFVRTFHILAKFSIHINKPLNSLFDCNVHEIDISNLNQNTFNQEMPRTKVKKSKTNFIISSINSAVGLIQKDCEDGQYEFESKECMSWINKIFQLAFDWQLNLDDLRICQVISLYSKGHDRLAEEIIPVVHNKENLVKHLMIVIKHRLQFEVCISNLDYHDKIVHFSPEIVSWLKSPVTINVEKSLLKETLELVQTVITLLPENDSQHKFVISLMDSVISLINS